From a single Deltaproteobacteria bacterium genomic region:
- a CDS encoding class I SAM-dependent methyltransferase has product MAALPTPCTLCGGTGYDLVHDMGWRRILRCAGCRLVRADPLPSLAEKAIIETQGYTDETAFPEVRDFFANCHRNFVEDPVIREMRRHLERLERITGGPGKLLDIGAGTGILMHLARERGWQVQGIDICSLTAEKAAREFGVEVVVAPIEEHGFADRFDAITMLDVLEHVVDPLATLRRAYDLLRPGGAIAIAVPNQRCLLTSLVGAYARVRGPAANGLLFRLYVPQHLHYFTPPTLRRMVETAKFRIRELRQGAVYLGRYRMSLAMRIPLEMVLAAGAAIGMNARLAVLAVKD; this is encoded by the coding sequence ATGGCGGCGCTGCCGACGCCCTGCACCCTCTGCGGCGGCACGGGCTACGACCTCGTGCACGACATGGGCTGGCGACGGATCTTGCGTTGCGCAGGCTGCCGGCTCGTGCGCGCCGATCCGCTGCCGTCGCTCGCCGAGAAGGCCATCATCGAAACCCAGGGCTACACCGACGAGACGGCCTTTCCCGAGGTGCGGGATTTCTTCGCCAACTGCCACCGCAACTTCGTGGAGGATCCGGTCATCCGCGAGATGCGCCGCCATCTGGAGCGCCTGGAGCGGATCACCGGGGGACCAGGAAAACTGCTCGACATCGGCGCCGGTACCGGCATCTTGATGCATCTCGCGCGCGAGCGCGGCTGGCAGGTCCAGGGCATCGACATCTGCTCGCTCACGGCCGAAAAGGCGGCCCGCGAGTTCGGCGTGGAGGTCGTGGTCGCGCCGATCGAGGAGCACGGGTTCGCCGATCGCTTCGACGCGATCACCATGCTCGACGTGCTGGAGCACGTCGTCGATCCGCTCGCGACGCTGCGGCGCGCCTACGACCTCCTGCGGCCCGGCGGCGCGATCGCGATCGCGGTCCCGAATCAACGCTGCCTGCTGACGTCGCTGGTGGGCGCGTACGCGCGCGTGCGCGGCCCGGCGGCGAACGGCCTGCTCTTCCGGCTCTACGTGCCGCAGCACCTCCACTACTTCACGCCGCCGACGCTTCGCCGCATGGTGGAGACCGCGAAGTTCCGCATCCGCGAGCTCCGGCAGGGCGCGGTCTACCTCGGGCGCTACCGCATGTCGCTCGCGATGCGGATCCCGCTCGAGATGGTCCTCGCGGCGGGCGCGGCGATCGGCATGAACGCGCGCCTCGCCGTGCTCGCCGTGAAGGACTAG